In Comamonadaceae bacterium OS-1, a single window of DNA contains:
- the Hgd gene encoding 2-(hydroxymethyl)glutarate dehydrogenase has protein sequence MALNIGFIGLGSLGEGLCNSLVKAGFAVTVTDLNPAAAQKLLAAGAAWADDVAGVCREADVVITVLPSPAISRKVVEGPGGVFDNLRAGGVWIEMSTTDFEDLQRLQAAAAERGIAVLECPVTGGVHLANSGQITVLVGGDEAVFQRVEPLLAAMGGQIIYMGKLGNASVVKVVTNMLAFIHLVAAGEAMMVPAKYGVDPDATYRAIRASSGNSFVHETESQLILSGSYNVKFNMDLACKDLGLVNGIAEKLGVPLELGGMTQQIFRRARGMFGSQAQSPEVVRMLEQACGLELRAPGYPTELVAE, from the coding sequence ATGGCACTGAACATTGGTTTTATTGGTCTGGGCAGCTTGGGCGAGGGCCTGTGCAACAGCCTGGTGAAGGCGGGCTTTGCGGTCACGGTGACCGACCTGAACCCGGCGGCGGCGCAAAAGCTGCTGGCGGCGGGCGCGGCCTGGGCAGACGATGTGGCCGGGGTCTGCCGGGAGGCGGATGTGGTGATCACCGTTCTGCCCTCACCCGCCATCTCCCGCAAAGTCGTAGAGGGCCCCGGCGGTGTGTTTGACAACCTGCGCGCAGGCGGCGTGTGGATCGAGATGAGTACCACCGACTTTGAAGACCTGCAGCGCCTGCAGGCGGCGGCCGCCGAGCGCGGCATTGCGGTGCTGGAATGCCCGGTAACCGGCGGCGTGCACCTGGCCAACTCGGGGCAGATCACCGTGCTGGTGGGCGGCGACGAAGCGGTGTTCCAGCGTGTGGAGCCGCTGCTGGCGGCCATGGGCGGGCAGATCATCTACATGGGCAAGCTGGGCAATGCGTCGGTGGTGAAAGTGGTCACCAATATGCTGGCCTTCATCCACCTGGTGGCCGCGGGCGAGGCCATGATGGTGCCCGCCAAATACGGCGTGGACCCGGATGCCACCTACCGCGCCATCCGCGCCAGCTCGGGCAACAGCTTTGTGCACGAGACCGAGTCGCAGCTCATCCTCAGCGGCAGCTACAACGTCAAGTTCAACATGGACCTGGCCTGCAAAGACCTGGGCCTGGTCAACGGCATCGCCGAAAAACTGGGCGTGCCGCTGGAGCTGGGCGGCATGACGCAGCAGATCTTCCGCCGCGCACGCGGCATGTTCGGCAGCCAGGCGCAAAGCCCCGAGGTGGTGCGCATGCTGGAGCAGGCCTGCGGACTGGAACTGCGCGCGCCCGGCTACCCCACGGAACTGGTGGCGGAGTAA